One window from the genome of Eucalyptus grandis isolate ANBG69807.140 chromosome 7, ASM1654582v1, whole genome shotgun sequence encodes:
- the LOC104455720 gene encoding F-box protein At5g65850: MAVQDGGGEPPSGGALGAESLRIPLGPTEKQPRRTREEEATGENAGLTELPTEIISNILSRLPVKTLLRIRSVSKGWRSIIDHRSFADLVLAQSLGCSDVTSLISIVGNIEPTRFGRRFFSLDHQTGFAVPLGQLDQTINSTGQDWQSVNGLICFDIGDLTYMCNISTREVRALPPAGPDFPVHLHRGMHSFSALGFDPVTRRYKVMKTWVSNALNHAGEVITSHKILTLGTHSWRKIDSGPIDFPCGGSVCINGSIHFLTLDLMSNKIIVAFDVETEKFRTLTLPDGALNQVQKMKLIAFGGCLTVLDYEHLEDENSMSLYVLEDYKNRVWMERPIVLPRSWKEDLSRSERFLIGSVRAGEILLAPKVTAGEVYFLSYDVEKGTLKKVQVHGLPPSLLRSPVIIACAPIGYVHSILALSEV; the protein is encoded by the exons ATGGCGGTGCAAGACGGCGGCGGCGAACCACCCTCGGGGGGCGCTCTGGGCGCGGAATCGCTTCGCATTCCACTG GGTCCGACGGAGAAGCAGCCAAGAAGAACTCGCGAGGAGGAGGCTACTGGAGAGAACGCGGGGTTGACGGAGCTGCCCACCGAGATAATCTCCAACATACTGTCGAGGCTGCCGGTGAAGACGCTCCTGCGGATCAGGTCCGTTTCGAAGGGCTGGCGCTCCATCATCGACCACCGGTCGTTCGCTGATTTAGTCCTGGCTCAGTCGCTCGGTTGCTCCGACGTCACCTCGCTCATATCCATCGTCGGCAACATCGAGCCGACTCGCTTCGGCCGCAGGTTCTTCAGCTTGGACCATCAGACTGGATTCGCGGTTCCCTTGGGCCAACTGGACCAGACCATCAACTCGACCGGGCAGGACTGGCAAAGCGTCAACGGGTTGATTTGCTTCGACATCGGGGACCTTACGTACATGTGCAACATCAGCACCAGAGAGGTCAGGGCCCTTCCGCCCGCGGGTCCCGATTTCCCCGTTCACTTGCACCGCGGCATGCACAGCTTCAGCGCCTTGGGCTTCGATCCCGTCACGAGACGGTACAAGGTCATGAAGACGTGGGTTTCGAACGCCCTCAACCATGCGGGCGAAGTTATCACCTCGCACAAGATTCTGACGTTGGGAACCCATTCGTGGAGGAAAATCGATAGCGGCCCCATCGATTTTCCCTGCGGAGGCAGCGTTTGCATTAATGGAAGCATTCATTTCCTCACGCTTGACTTGATGAGCAACAAAATAATAGTGGCGTTCGATGTCGAGACTGAGAAGTTTAGGACTTTAACATTACCCGATGGTGCCCTGAATCAGGTGCAAAAGATGAAGTTAATAGCATTTGGAGGCTGTCTGACGGTGTTGGACTATGAACATCTTGAGGATGAAAACAGCATGTCATTATATGTACTTGAGGATTACAAAAATCGAGTTTGGATGGAACGTCCAATTGTGCTGCCCCGTAGTTGGAAAGAGGATCTAAGTCGTTCTGAGCGGTTTCTCATCGGTAGTGTCCGTGCTGGAGAAATCTTGCTTGCTCCAAAGGTTACGGCTGGTGAAGTGTACTTCCTATCTTATGATGTAGAGAAGGGGACTCTGAAGAAGGTTCAAGTCCATGGTCTACCGCCGTCTCTATTGAGGAGTCCTGTGATCATCGCTTGCGCACCCATCGGATATGTGCATAGCATTTTGGCTTTGAGTGAGGTTTAG
- the LOC104455722 gene encoding NEP1-interacting protein-like 2: protein MSSSLIFTLSPLALLGALWAISSSLPRNVPKLLPLKAAVADRLSALVGPLKWALDYSLRSSVLGHSHGHGEPGALAIIHRLGTAQYGRGPPTECSVCLCEVRVGEEVRELNCCDHVFHRACMDQWLGYKNATCPLCRRFVALQASMSVIADVGAEVISFAFCDLGSRGDRETWWLR, encoded by the coding sequence ATGTCTTCTTCACTCATCTTCACCCTCTCTCCCCTCGCACTCTTGGGCGCGCTCTGGgcgatctcctcctccctccctcgcAATGTCCCCAAGCTCCTCCCTCTCAAAGCCGCCGTGGCAGATCGCCTGTCCGCCCTCGTCGGGCCGCTCAAATGGGCCTTGGACTACTCCCTCAGGTCCTCCGTCCTCGGCCACTCGCATGGCCATGGCGAGCCAGGAGCCTTAGCAATAATCCACAGGCTCGGCACGGCCCAGTACGGCAGGGGACCGCCCACGGAGTGCTCGGTGTGCCTGTGCGAGGTCAGGGTCGGGGAAGAGGTGAGGGAGTTAAATTGCTGCGACCATGTCTTCCACAGGGCCTGCATGGACCAGTGGCTCGGCTACAAGAACGCGACGTGCCCTCTGTGCCGCAGGTTCGTGGCTCTCCAGGCGAGCATGAGCGTCATCGCTGATGTCGGGGCCGAGGTCATATCCTTCGCGTTCTGCGACCTTGGTTCCCGTGGCGACCGCGAAACGTGGTGGCTACGATGA